The Mustela erminea isolate mMusErm1 chromosome 18, mMusErm1.Pri, whole genome shotgun sequence genome has a window encoding:
- the LOC116577915 gene encoding predicted GPI-anchored protein 58: protein MGLNQPHKGCCEASRRGGELRREQEESCAGSKRRVEGSEESAEWRSYNSSCKSYNRCERSHHRWSLHLQPPAACGPASRGPASPAPSRRVQLPAAPSCPDNSGPAVSSPSTPAALRPQWSSCQRSLDACGPETPVVQRPSGQRSRDTSSPAAQRSAVLMPAAPGCQWSRDASGPEMPMAPSRQQPCRKMPRHPEPRAALSAAVASSGWQPCQSGIVGSRVCVIRVVLVIVAVIVASLSSGAASSGKRSCPEWPLLGSNLMEQRPHLGSGLFLGAAPITEWPHLRSSLI from the exons ATGGGACTCAACCAACCGCATAAAGGTTGCTGCGAGGCtagcaggagaggaggagagctgcgccgggagcaggaggagagctgCGCAGGGAGCAAAAGAAGAGTCGAGGGGAGTGAAGAGTCGGCGGAGTGGAGGAGCTataacagctcttgtaagagctataaccgCTGCGAGCGGTCCCACCACCGGTGGTCCCTgcacctgcagcctccagccgcctgcGGCCCCGCCTCCCGCGGTCCTgcctccccggcccccagccgCCG CGTGCAGCTTCCAGCAGCCCCGAGCTGCCCAGACAACAGCGGTCCAGCTGTCAGCAGTCCGTCGACGCCTGCGGCCCTGAGACCCCAGTGGTCCAGCTGTCAGCGATCCCTTGATGCCTGCGGCCCTGAGACTCCAGTGGTCCAGCGGCCCAGCGGTCAGCGGTCCCGAG ACACCAGCAGTCCAGCGGCCCAGCGGTCAGCGGTCCTgatgcctgcagcccctggatgccagTGGTCCCGGGACGCCAGTGGCCCAGAGATGCCAATGGCCCCTAGCCGCCAGCAGCCTTGCCGCAAAATGCCTCGCCACCCCGAGCCACGAGCAGCCTTGTCCGCAGCAgtggcttcctctgggtggcagccttgtcagagtggcatcgtggggagcagagtctgtgtcatccggGTTGTCCTCGTCATCGTCGCTGTCATCGTTGCCTCTTTGTCGTCGGGAGCGGCCTCGTCCGGGAAgcggtcttgtccagaatggccCCTTCTTGGGAGCAACCTCATGGAGCAGCGGCCTCATCttgggagtggcctcttcttgggagcggctccgATCACGGAGTGGCCTCATCTGCGGAGCAGCCTCATCTAG